The Rickettsia felis URRWXCal2 genome contains the following window.
AAAGTATTTGCTATTGAAAAAAATGGTAAATTCTTAGATTTAGAAGGCAAAGCTTTACAAAATCAAAATCAGTTTATACAAAAAAGTAGTGGAGTTTATCATTTAAGTACTGCTACAGACATAAGATATTTTGATAAAGATGAAGATATTAAGACTTCAAGAGGTGTTACGAATCTTAACACAAAGCCCGTAAAAAGTGCTCTTAAAGGTAGCAGAGAAGCTACAAAAATAGGAGAAAAACTACGAAAACAACAAGAAGAACAGAAATTTGCAGGAATTAAAAAGCCAAAAGGAGCTAAACTTACAAAAGTAGGAATTCCGGTAGTTCCCACTAGATAGATAACTAGGTTATGTACTTGACCATTATAACGTATATATTATAATAGTTATGATCTTATTATTTAGTCTTTTACGAGTCTTCCCGATTAAGTGTGTAAACTTTTCCAAAAGCCTAGATTCTTTCGTCAAATTTTATTAAAAAATGAGCCATAGCCGCATTCCAATTTGGTATGGGCATGGACCATTTTTTGGTCATGTAATCAATTGCCAAATATAAGCTTTTAAAAACAGCATTATCATTTGGAAAAACACGTTTATTTTTTGTGACTTTTCGGAGTTGACTATTAACAGATTCCACAGCATTTGTTGTATAAATTATTTTCCGTATTTCTTCAGGGTATCCTAAGAAAATCATTAAATTATCCCAGTGAACATACCAAGATTTAGCAATTTGAGGATATTGTTTATTCCATTTAGATTCAAAAGCCTCTAAAGCGGAAAGTGCTTCTTTTTCTGTGCTAGTGTATAAATAGGTTTTAAATCACCAGCAAGCTCTTTCCGGTCCTTATATGATACATATCGTAAACTATTTCTAATTTGATGTACAATACATAATTGATGCTCCGTCTTTGGAAAAACAGCACCTATAGCTTCAGACATACCATTAAGGTTATCGCTACATGCTATCAGTATGTCTTGTATACCTCTATTTTTCATCTCAGTAAAATTTCCAAGCCAAAATTTAGCCCCTTCATTCTCACTGATCCATAATCCCAAAATATCTTTCCGCCCTTCTAAATCAATACCTAATGCAACATATACCGATTTATTGATAATCCGTTTATCCTGACGTACTTTTACTATTAAACAATCAAAAAATACTATAGCATATACTGGATCTAATGGACGGCTTTGCCATAGCTTAACATCCTCTATTATATCATCTGTGATTTGGCTAATTAAACTCTCGCTTACATCAGCTCCATATAACTCCTGAAGCTGTAATTTTATATCTGATAAACTCATACCTTTAGCATACAAAGATAGTACTTTATCATCAAAACCATCAAGCCTTCTTTGACGCTTTGCTACTAATGATGGTGCAAAACTGCTATTTCTATCTCTTGGCACTTCAATCTCAACAGCACCATTCTTTGTAATCAGATTCTTTGTGTTATAACCATTACGTGAATTCTGAGCATCACTTTGATTGTACTTGCTATATCCTAAATGATTATTCATCTCAGACTGTAGAGCTCTCTCTACAAGACGCTTGGTTATTTCTTTTAATAAACCATCTTCCCTGAATAATATTGATACATCTGTATCATTATTGATCAATAAATCTATCGCTTGTTCCATTGCAGCATTTTGTTTCTGTGTCATTGTAATTTCTCTTTTTGTTATATTTTCTTCTATACAACCTTTGAGAAATTTACACACTTATTTGGACAGTGCCTCTTTTACATTTCTAATATAGCTTGTATTTGAGCTTTTACTTCTAGATTATCAGGCTCTAATTCTAATGCTTTATTGTATGATTCAAGAGCTAAGTCATACTTTCCTAATTCTTCTAAAGCAAGACCTTTATTAAAGTAAGCATCATAATCGTTAAGGTCTAACTCAATTGTCTTATCATATAACTCTAATGCTTGCTCATATTTTGCAAGAGTACACAAAATGTTTCCTTTATTGAGATAGGCATATGAATTATTAGGATTTAACTCAATTGCTTTATTAAAAGATTCAATAGCTAAATTGTATTTTTTTAATTTTGCTAATGCTATACCTTTATTAGAGTATGCAGTACTGTAATCAGGATTTAACTTAATTGCTTGAGTATATTTTTTTAACTCAAGTAAGATATTTGCTAAATTATAATGTGCCGCAAAATGACTCGATTCTAATTTAATTACTTCCTTATATGATTTAATAGCTAATATATATTTACCTAACTTTGCTAAAATATAAGCTTTATTATAATAGGCTGTTGGGTGATCAAATTTTATTTTAATTGCTTTATTAAAAGAATCAATTGCTAATTCATATCTTTTTAAGCTAGATAAAGCAGTGCCTTTATTAATATGCGATTCAAAATAATTAGGATTTAATTCTAGAGCTTTATTATATAATTTAATTGCGGTTTCATACTCTCCTAAATCTTCCAGTAATACTCCTTTATTAAAATATGCCTCTGCATCGTTTGGATTTCGTTTTATTGCTTTATCATATTTCTCTAGCTTTTTTTCATAATTTTCTGCAGAAGTATTATATTTCATACTCATCTATAATTTCATTCGTCTTAAATAATAATAAAAAAATTAAATATTATAAAGGTTATTTTATAATATTATAAATTACACTTTATAAATGATGTAACTCGTCTATAATAACTAATTAGTAATTAAGTTATTTAAAGCTCGATGAATAGGTCTAAATTCATTTTTTTATCTGCTATTTCAGGTAATGTACTCGAATATTATGATTTTACGGTATATTCAGTTTTTTCGTTGATTATTGGACAAGTTTTTTTTCCAGGTGAATCAGAATTCATTAAAACTCTTCTAAGCCTTGGAGTATTTGCGGTCGGCTTTCTGACAAGACCGATAGGAGGTATATTATTCGGTTATATCGGTGATAGATACGGTAGACGTATCGCTTTAATAATCTCGATGCTAGGTATGACTATTCCGACCTTTATTATGGGTCTTATACCCTCATATGCAAGTATTGGGATTTATGCCCCTATAACTTTAGTTATAATGCGGCTTATTCAAGGTTTATGTATTAGCGGTGAAGGAACGGGAGCGGCTATTTTTATCCTTGAACATCGTCAAAACTTAAGAGCCGGTTTTACGGCAGGGTTAGTTCATGGTTCAAATATCGCAGGTACTTTAATTGCAACATTTATCGGTATTATAATTGAGCGTTATTTTTCGCATATAGATTTTGCTTGGCGTTTTTCTTTCCTACTTGGCGGATTTATGGGTCTTGCCGGGTTTTACTTGCGATTACGTGTATCGGAAACACCGATTTTTAAAATGCTTGAGAAAAAGAAACAAGTTCTTAAAGCACCTTTTTCCAATGTAATTAGAACTGCTTGGAGATCGATGTTTTTAACTATGTGTATAGGTGCTATTGCTAGCAGTGTTATGTATTTAGTAAAAACTTATATAAATGTTTTCTATTATAATGTAATGCATCTTAGCAATACTATTGCTTTATCATATTTAGCGTATAGTTCATTTATTGCAATGATAGCGATGCCGCTTGCCGGCGGTACTGCCGATATTATCGGAAAATTTAAAATGGCAATGCTTGTTGGTACTGCTATTTTGATATTGATTTTACCGACCATGTTACTTATGTCAGCAGAAGAGATGTGGCAACAAATTATAGCTCTTACAATGCTTGGTTTGCTCGCAGGAAGTATAGCAGGTACGGCTTATATATTCGTTATATCCTTGTTTACGGCAGAACAAAGATTTACCGGTGTTGCTTTCAGCTACAATTTTGCAATAGCGATATTCGGCGGAACTTCACCTATTATTTCTCGTTGGCTTGTAGAGCATACAGGCTTATTTTATGCTCCGGCTTTTTATATCATGATCATTGCTGCCGTATTTTTAGTGATTATGTATATGATGAGGAAAGTAATTAAATCGTTGCTTAATAATTATGAAAATAGAAAATAAAGAGATAGCTAGTAATTGGTTTACTGATTTACGTGATTTATTGTGCAAAGAATTTGAAAAAATCGAAGAAGAATATGCACAGACAAAAGGTTTAAAACCGGCTAAGTTTGTACGTACAAGCTGGCAACGTAACGGCGGTGGCGGCGGTATTATGTCTCTCATGAAAGGAGAAGTATTTGAAAAAGTCGGGGTTAATATATCTACCGTATTCGGTGAATTTTCTCCCGAATTCCGTAGTGAAATTCCAGGAGCAGAGCTAGACGGGAAATTCTTTGCAACAGGCATTTCATTAGTCGCACATCTTAAATCGCCACTAATTCCCGCTATGCATTTTAATACTCGTTATATAGAAACTTCTAAAAGTTGGTTTGGCGGCGGTGGCGATTTAACACCTTTCTATCCGAAAGAAAACGAAACTGCAAAGTTTCATGCAGCTTTTAAAGAAGCGTGCGATAAGTATGATTCTAGCTATTATCCTAAATTCAAAAAGCAATGTGACGAATATTTTTATCTAAAGCATCGAAAAGAGCCGAGAGGAGTAGGCGGAATATTCTATGATTACTTAAATAGTGGTAATTTTGAACAGGATTTTGCTTTTACGCAGGATGTAGGTAGAGCTTTATTGTCGGTATATCCTGAAATCGTTAGAAGTAAGTTATTTTTACCTTGGACAACTGAGCAGAAAGAATACCAACTTATAAGGCGGGGTAGATATGTAGAATTTAATTTGCTATATGACCGCGGTACTAAATTCGGCTTAATGACCGATGGAAATGTTGAAGCAATATTAATGTCGCTACCACCTGAAGTAAAGTTTAATTGACTTTTTGGAAGTTAATATAGAACCATAACCGAAATAGTAAAACGCTACGAAACCTCTGTCAAAAGTGAGAGTATTTTTTACAAAACTGATGCAATCCTTGGCTTCTAGCATTATTGCGTGGATCAATTTCATCTCTGTTATCCCGTGGCTTGACCACGGGATCCAGTTAAAATACTAAAATTATTAGTATTTGTTTATTATTTTTATGGACCTAGTTAGCAAGCGAACTAGATGACACAGTGGATTTTACCGGTCCATACAATAACGCCTCACGATCTATAACAAATTTTTTTACTTTGTAAGTTTAGGCGGTAAATAATTTTCTGTTGAGATTACTTTCTTACCGGTTTTATTTTCCAAGGCCGTTTTAGCATTTTTAGCTATACCTCCTCCTATTTTACTTGCAATTTTATTTTCTTCCATGCCTGTTGCATTATTAGTTTCTGCTACCTGACGAGTAGATAATTCAGCAAGAGCAGTAAAAATTAATTCTGCTTCGTTCATGTGATCACGTAAATTTTGATTTTTTAAGCCCTTTATATTTTTGTGTTCTTTAATGCTTATACCTGTCCATTCTTGATGAATAATATTAGTTAATATAGCAAATTCACTCTCTTTCGTTACTTCATGATTTTTCCAATAGTCAGTTAATTTATTTCGTGTTTCCTGCCCCATCATACGTTGCTGAATCCACTTCTCACTACGTCCGTGTCGCTTCCAATTATCCCTTGCTCTATCAATTGACTTTTCCGGATCAGAAATTTCTTGAATCCTCTCATAACCGACTTTAGCAAGCCATTGTTTAAATGGTTCTGCTTTTGGAGACGGAATAGATTGTATAATACGAAGTAATGATTCTGTATTTGCACAATCTGTTATATATTTTTTCCCATCTGTGGCAGTTAATTTCAGCCCGTGACAATTTGTCACGACCTCACTTTTTTCTTCGTTTAACCGTTGCTTTAGTTTTCTCCAATAAGCTCCGGGATTACTACTATCAGTCAATGCTCCTACTACGTCTACTACTGAAAACCACCATTCGTTGTTATGCAAAATTCTTCTAATGGTTTTATCTTTAAAAATTACTAACTTATTAAGTTCATCGCTATTATTCATAATGTTCCATATTATTTTTTATGAATTATAAATATTCTAAATAAATTTTACAACTTATATTAGAAATAAAAAATCTTTTAGGTAAACAAACTATTAGTTTAAAATAAGTTATAGATTGACTTTTAAAGGAAGTTAGGTATAAACTTTAACTGAAATAGCAAAATGCTATTTCGGAGCGTAAGAACCTCTTAATCAACGTGGTATCTGTGTCGACCATAAAATGATGCTATCCTTGGCTTTATTTTGGTCGGGGTTATAATAGTTATGTCCAAGGTTTAAAGTGCATACTTTAAACCTAAAGACTATTATGGCTATCGTTGATGGTTTTCTTACTTCCCCGACCACCAAAGGTTTATTTCTCTTCGGTGGTTAAAACTTGAGTAATTTAAGCTTAATCAATCGGGAGTATCCATATGTCCAACCAAAATACCAAAACCCTATCTGAACTCGTAGCAGAGTTTACTTCAAAAGAAAATTTAGAAATTCTAAAAATTGAGATAGCAGAGCTGTTAGAAAGACCTTTGAAAAAGAGAGATATAGACGCAATAGAGAAACGCTTAGCAGAACTAGAAGCAATATTTGGTAGCTAAAGTATAAATATCATCGATGAGCAGGCATTGCTTTCATTTATGTCATTCCTACTATTTAATATTTCAAGCTGTATTTATAGATACCGTGGTCAAGCCACGGTGACAGAACAGATTAAATATTAATCAAATGGTTTCACTATAACCATTATTACTGCAATAACCATACAAATAGCTGGAATCTCATTAACTATACGGTAAAATTTTTCTGAATGGATATTCTTGCCATTTGCTAAATCTTTTCGCCATCTTGCAAGTAAACCGTGAAATATCACTAAAATTAACACTGCAAACATTTTAACGTGAAACCAAGTATCAAGAG
Protein-coding sequences here:
- a CDS encoding Transposase translates to MIFLGYPEEIRKIIYTTNAVESVNSQLRKVTKNKRVFPNDNAVFKSLYLAIDYMTKKWSMPIPNWNAAMAHFLIKFDERI
- the hemF gene encoding Coproporphyrinogen III oxidase precursor — encoded protein: MKIENKEIASNWFTDLRDLLCKEFEKIEEEYAQTKGLKPAKFVRTSWQRNGGGGGIMSLMKGEVFEKVGVNISTVFGEFSPEFRSEIPGAELDGKFFATGISLVAHLKSPLIPAMHFNTRYIETSKSWFGGGGDLTPFYPKENETAKFHAAFKEACDKYDSSYYPKFKKQCDEYFYLKHRKEPRGVGGIFYDYLNSGNFEQDFAFTQDVGRALLSVYPEIVRSKLFLPWTTEQKEYQLIRRGRYVEFNLLYDRGTKFGLMTDGNVEAILMSLPPEVKFN
- a CDS encoding Prophage antirepressor produces the protein MNNSDELNKLVIFKDKTIRRILHNNEWWFSVVDVVGALTDSSNPGAYWRKLKQRLNEEKSEVVTNCHGLKLTATDGKKYITDCANTESLLRIIQSIPSPKAEPFKQWLAKVGYERIQEISDPEKSIDRARDNWKRHGRSEKWIQQRMMGQETRNKLTDYWKNHEVTKESEFAILTNIIHQEWTGISIKEHKNIKGLKNQNLRDHMNEAELIFTALAELSTRQVAETNNATGMEENKIASKIGGGIAKNAKTALENKTGKKVISTENYLPPKLTK
- the proP7 gene encoding Proline/betaine transporter (MFS type sugar transporter PFAM00083) encodes the protein MNRSKFIFLSAISGNVLEYYDFTVYSVFSLIIGQVFFPGESEFIKTLLSLGVFAVGFLTRPIGGILFGYIGDRYGRRIALIISMLGMTIPTFIMGLIPSYASIGIYAPITLVIMRLIQGLCISGEGTGAAIFILEHRQNLRAGFTAGLVHGSNIAGTLIATFIGIIIERYFSHIDFAWRFSFLLGGFMGLAGFYLRLRVSETPIFKMLEKKKQVLKAPFSNVIRTAWRSMFLTMCIGAIASSVMYLVKTYINVFYYNVMHLSNTIALSYLAYSSFIAMIAMPLAGGTADIIGKFKMAMLVGTAILILILPTMLLMSAEEMWQQIIALTMLGLLAGSIAGTAYIFVISLFTAEQRFTGVAFSYNFAIAIFGGTSPIISRWLVEHTGLFYAPAFYIMIIAAVFLVIMYMMRKVIKSLLNNYENRK
- a CDS encoding TPR (Similar to O-linked GlcNAc transferase) codes for the protein MSMKYNTSAENYEKKLEKYDKAIKRNPNDAEAYFNKGVLLEDLGEYETAIKLYNKALELNPNYFESHINKGTALSSLKRYELAIDSFNKAIKIKFDHPTAYYNKAYILAKLGKYILAIKSYKEVIKLESSHFAAHYNLANILLELKKYTQAIKLNPDYSTAYSNKGIALAKLKKYNLAIESFNKAIELNPNNSYAYLNKGNILCTLAKYEQALELYDKTIELDLNDYDAYFNKGLALEELGKYDLALESYNKALELEPDNLEVKAQIQAILEM
- a CDS encoding Transposase, which produces MCKFLKGCIEENITKREITMTQKQNAAMEQAIDLLINNDTDVSILFREDGLLKEITKRLVERALQSEMNNHLGYSKYNQSDAQNSRNGYNTKNLITKNGAVEIEVPRDRNSSFAPSLVAKRQRRLDGFDDKVLSLYAKGMSLSDIKLQLQELYGADVSESLISQITDDIIEDVKLWQSRPLDPVYAIVFFDCLIVKVRQDKRIINKSVYVALGIDLEGRKDILGLWISENEGAKFWLGNFTEMKNRGIQDILIACSDNLNGMSEAIGAVFPKTEHQLCIVHQIRNSLRYVSYKDRKELAGDLKPIYTLAQKKKHFPL